One region of Spiroplasma endosymbiont of Asaphidion curtum genomic DNA includes:
- a CDS encoding helix-turn-helix domain-containing protein — protein sequence MGYKHLGIYERIYIENQLKFKVKISEIAKNLNRSISTIIREV from the coding sequence ATGGGTTACAAACATCTTGGCATATATGAAAGAATTTATATTGAGAATCAATTGAAGTTTAAAGTAAAAATTAGTGAAATAGCTAAAAATCTTAATCGAAGTATTAGTACTATTATTCGAGAAGTCTAA
- a CDS encoding IS5 family transposase (programmed frameshift), translating to MKFDKFNFINDKELLRLTGIKQSTFNKMLNILKEAELKKFKRGGKNNKLSLENRLLMTLSYWREYRTYFHLGKSFDISEASCYRNIKWIEDILIKHPDFQQLAGKKALINDYFNDKTIIIDATETPIQRPKKGQKQSYSGKKKKHTIKTQVIIEKESKIIIATNFSLGKKHDFCLFKESKIPILKNTKLIVDNGYQGIQKIHSNVLIPKKKTKKNPLNKEQKHNNKLISKMRIIIENIFAILKKFKIITEKYRNRRKRFSLRFNLIASIYNLQL from the exons ATGAAATTTGATAAATTTAATTTTATTAATGATAAAGAATTATTACGATTAACTGGAATAAAGCAAAGTACTTTTAATAAAATGTTAAATATTTTAAAAGAAGCTGAGTTAAAAAAGTTTAAAAGAGGTGGTAAAAATAATAAATTATCATTAGAAAATAGATTATTGATGACTTTATCATATTGACGAGAATATCGTACTTATTTTCATCTTGGTAAAAGTTTTGATATTAGTGAAGCTAGTTGTTATCGAAATATCAAGTGAATTGAAGATATTTTAATCAAACATCCTGATTTTCAACAACTTGCTGGTAAAAAAGCATTAATAAATGATTATTTTAATGATAAAACAATTATTATTGATGCTACAGAAACACCCATTCAACGCCCAAAAAAAG GACAAAAACAATCTTATTCAGGAAAAAAGAAAAAACACACTATTAAAACACAAGTAATTATTGAAAAAGAAAGCAAAATAATTATTGCAACAAATTTTTCTCTCGGTAAAAAGCATGATTTTTGTTTATTTAAAGAATCAAAAATCCCAATTTTAAAAAATACTAAATTAATAGTTGATAATGGTTATCAAGGAATACAAAAAATTCATAGTAATGTTCTAATACCTAAGAAAAAAACAAAGAAAAACCCTTTAAATAAAGAACAAAAACATAATAATAAATTAATTTCAAAAATGAGAATTATTATTGAAAATATTTTTGCTATTCTTAAAAAATTTAAAATTATTACTGAAAAATATCGTAATCGTAGAAAACGATTTAGTTTAAGATTTAATTTAATTGCTTCAATTTATAATTTGCAATTATAG
- a CDS encoding IS30 family transposase: MGYKHLGIYERIYIENQLKFKVKISEIAKNLNRSISTIIREVNRNKDSNHYFSLIAQNKAENRKQSHVYFHKFKNRELVKYVQQKLLLGWSPEQIYGRIKNFHKEWIISFKTIYNWIYSGLLEKVTNKNLRRKGKKRKSQENRGKFNGKSIKERNINVNNRITVGHWEGDTVVSSRGKSKSCLITLVERTSRFTLAMLVENRTTKVVNENISHYLSILPNNLVKTITFDRGKEFSNWQQLEKNLNVKIYFANAYSPWQRGTNENTNGLIREKFPKKFNFSNTTKNAVHKFILSLNQRPRKILNYLSPIEYLVRKII; this comes from the coding sequence ATGGGTTACAAACATCTTGGCATATATGAAAGAATTTATATTGAGAATCAATTGAAGTTTAAAGTAAAAATTAGTGAAATAGCTAAAAATCTTAATCGAAGTATTAGTACTATTATTCGAGAAGTCAATAGAAATAAAGATAGTAATCATTATTTTTCATTAATTGCACAAAATAAAGCAGAAAACAGAAAACAATCACATGTTTATTTTCATAAGTTTAAAAATAGAGAATTAGTAAAATATGTACAACAAAAATTACTATTAGGTTGATCGCCTGAACAAATTTATGGCAGAATTAAAAATTTTCATAAAGAATGAATTATTAGTTTTAAAACAATTTACAATTGAATTTATTCTGGATTACTTGAAAAAGTTACTAATAAAAATTTAAGAAGAAAAGGTAAGAAACGAAAATCTCAAGAAAATCGCGGTAAATTTAATGGTAAATCAATTAAAGAACGAAATATTAATGTTAATAATCGTATAACTGTTGGTCATTGAGAAGGTGATACTGTAGTATCATCACGAGGTAAAAGTAAATCATGTTTAATAACTTTAGTTGAAAGAACATCAAGATTTACTTTAGCAATGTTAGTTGAAAATAGAACTACTAAAGTTGTTAACGAAAACATTAGCCATTATTTATCAATTCTTCCAAATAATCTTGTTAAGACTATAACATTTGATAGGGGTAAAGAATTTTCTAATTGACAACAACTTGAAAAAAATTTAAATGTGAAAATTTATTTTGCTAATGCGTATTCGCCTTGACAAAGAGGTACTAATGAAAATACTAATGGTTTAATTAGAGAAAAATTTCCTAAAAAATTTAATTTTTCAAATACTACTAAAAATGCAGTTCATAAATTTATATTGTCTTTAAACCAAAGACCAAGAAAAATACTAAATTATCTTTCACCAATCGAATATTTGGTTAGAAAAATAATTTAG
- a CDS encoding Mbov_0401 family ICE element transposase-like protein, which translates to MLEINNNVKTPENKHWFSLFTTHKNMYTNKCEQLANEYEKLDEYLYKYHYRLKQGYKVVHFAPRTIITIFGDVTFKRRRYKYWNQKSGKFEYVCLLDKEIGLLPKQRIYFDVQFKVLSLLGDGKRYRDVLDALNHCYISKASISSILNKYDIVEYFQLAEKETKTRIDVKNKDLYIQLDETFLATLDQKVKQDQRIRLVTFHTGHKEKNYKNARRELENKRGHFLMLKVGKRINTMGYRDLLIRELQKHYVNINYDKIIFCGDGATWIREIANSFGNVRYILDSYHAIKKLKQTAFNIIFENRKVTLNSWIKLYKDGNHQDLVKNIRNVAKNELNKDIKINLRKASNYFSNNKQGIHHQNLE; encoded by the coding sequence ATGTTAGAAATTAATAATAATGTAAAAACCCCAGAAAATAAACATTGATTCAGTTTATTTACAACCCATAAAAATATGTACACCAACAAATGCGAACAACTAGCTAATGAATATGAAAAATTAGATGAATACTTATATAAATATCATTATCGCTTAAAACAAGGTTATAAAGTAGTTCATTTTGCACCAAGAACAATTATTACAATTTTTGGTGATGTTACTTTTAAACGACGCCGATATAAATATTGAAATCAAAAATCAGGTAAATTTGAATATGTATGTTTGTTAGATAAAGAAATTGGTCTATTACCCAAACAACGCATTTATTTTGATGTCCAATTTAAAGTTTTAAGTCTTTTGGGTGATGGTAAACGATATCGCGATGTTTTAGATGCTCTAAATCATTGTTATATTTCAAAAGCTAGTATTTCAAGCATTTTAAATAAATATGATATTGTCGAATATTTTCAACTAGCAGAAAAAGAAACTAAAACTAGAATTGATGTCAAAAATAAGGACTTATATATTCAACTAGATGAGACATTTTTAGCAACATTAGATCAGAAAGTTAAACAAGACCAAAGAATTCGTTTAGTTACTTTTCATACAGGACATAAAGAAAAAAATTACAAAAATGCTCGTAGAGAGTTAGAAAATAAACGAGGTCATTTTCTAATGTTAAAAGTTGGTAAACGAATAAATACGATGGGTTATCGTGATTTATTAATTAGAGAATTACAAAAACATTATGTGAATATTAATTATGACAAAATAATTTTTTGTGGTGATGGTGCTACTTGAATTAGAGAAATTGCTAATAGTTTTGGTAATGTTAGATACATTTTAGATAGTTATCATGCTATTAAAAAATTAAAACAAACTGCATTTAATATTATTTTTGAAAATCGCAAAGTAACACTAAATAGTTGAATTAAATTATATAAGGATGGAAATCATCAAGATTTAGTAAAAAACATTCGTAATGTTGCTAAAAATGAATTAAATAAAGATATTAAAATAAATTTAAGAAAGGCGAGTAATTATTTCAGTAATAATAAGCAAGGTATTCATCATCAAAATTTAGAATAG
- a CDS encoding ankyrin repeat domain-containing protein — MKKLLELLGVILLTSNAAGPLVANKPNNNKAKIKNSPETLTRQKRQAPKKQKNKKATPTKSSTTKPQNEQPSTSTTDNQVEFIKKEIALNKNYSDNIQKMLKDFMKNNQIDPLRTINMGGLISTPDKRETLIEILEELQPKMAEWAKANHINNEKILILTLKKNSSQQSIKLVINLKDFYVQGFVNKDNKYFYFKDSQVKEIKKQDLNIQESINLGYNSNYCHLNNDNFVISYSNIDDSISALSKHNIKDNNKIKQHLVRLVFITSEAMRFQCDEKTLEIFAEIRNVDELKNDLKNILKVVQDTIDGKNEEINWGDYKDQLNKWDKYSKQINEFRIKIWNELIKMKKLNDFIFQKREVLIKNLDNLLNFKNEQELTNELATWFNKNANQNEKALKDDFVNKTINFIKIIRNLSNSETINNLSSDSISEQQKKELEEEIKEIIRNFSSGDISLLGLSIEQNNLDITKLLIRLNSKIINDYSNRLSPLHLAAYFNRIEIVKSLLSCSGIVINILDNNGNGINTPLVFAIIKKNIDVVKELLKYANINVNAMIENVLSPLHYAAENGYLAIVKLLLANGADVNAKAKNGATPLHYAAAKGYTEIVKLLLEHGSDINANTSNRRTALHVAAENGHTDVVKLLISKTKEQFNNVDNVEFKNFINAKDSNGLTPLYFCNKLDNNVETVKLLLDNGADVNIIIDNDNNTILHLTIWENNFTFAKELLTNQNSKNKINVNAINNYKNTPIMGAIQNNNIEIVKLLLEHGSDINAKAENGITPLHLAAQNGYLAIVKLLLANGADVNEKINLGVGPLDVANRKGHTEVINLLEKFVELNKKIEVCNQLLKNLQNLTPEHKTKIENDLQAAQKELEQLLKIKLADVITETGLGEISDKQEQTILKRVKELNSHLDINQVKVQENSNETHAVIKRNDESYYPGEVTVTFTVGKLGDSSGPSQNASGNNDGSPGSNGNSDATNQGANSNTNVNGAGSSQQNSGAQNQTTREVTNHNNLYDVPADNSCLFWSIATAYLFPARNNDEEFSNRFIQLFGELQLSYLSYIQTLFQQFDVENNTNTQAWYQDATAQRLVRIVFRNRVVDYIERNLDTIITRNGELIFRNLIQENNEIASNYLAIMRQPSTWGGTPEILAMSNLLNANIGVGTDSPYQPVHQNANNNNIAISYVELEKGSGIHNHYNFALPPEEDRTNQPIAINDNQGNVLVVDITKRPDNLLPTTPKPEANAIKLAVDDHGQHHTILAKNNEDDDANQGNNIAKAPEPTATPLQKDEYHFVDKKTEDDSLKNDENLEINLIKNNKDEIKQNAPAGNQPINTNMENLQTTTAKAINQYNALSKEEKLKKLNEINRYYQTLPENDKKAFKEKLTNTGLAALSGGALIAYGTKMTVSGSTAGANVAGSAEAMEMTPLLAESSAEGLEIAGTITVAETAAVEGGVIAGEAGAAATLAPETLGLSLVIGGIAIAGTWMYFAFHHHATPDMALPTSIHHNVYDNIEKWYKFLAHDQLKIKINKTTWNEIKQNKNSQATITKIIKNKFIINDHSGWGGSVTNEDFNTFVKVILFHFEQINGYFEILDNENDGFVIMTNTEGDWLEIE; from the coding sequence ATGAAAAAACTTTTAGAATTACTAGGGGTAATTTTACTAACTAGTAATGCCGCCGGCCCCTTAGTTGCCAATAAACCTAATAACAATAAAGCAAAAATTAAAAACAGTCCAGAAACATTAACGCGGCAAAAAAGACAAGCACCAAAAAAACAAAAAAATAAAAAAGCCACCCCAACAAAAAGTAGTACTACAAAACCACAAAACGAACAACCTTCAACAAGCACAACAGATAATCAAGTTGAATTCATTAAAAAAGAAATTGCTTTAAATAAAAATTATTCTGACAATATTCAAAAAATGTTAAAAGACTTTATGAAAAATAACCAAATTGATCCTTTAAGAACCATCAATATGGGCGGGCTTATAAGTACCCCTGATAAGCGGGAAACACTGATTGAAATTTTAGAAGAACTACAACCAAAAATGGCTGAGTGAGCTAAAGCGAACCATATCAACAACGAAAAAATATTAATCTTAACATTAAAAAAAAATAGTAGTCAGCAAAGTATAAAATTAGTAATTAATTTAAAAGATTTTTATGTCCAAGGATTTGTAAATAAAGATAATAAATATTTTTATTTTAAAGATTCGCAAGTAAAAGAAATTAAGAAACAGGACTTAAATATTCAAGAGTCAATAAATTTAGGTTATAATAGTAATTATTGTCATTTAAATAATGATAATTTCGTTATTTCTTACTCGAATATAGACGATTCTATTAGTGCATTATCAAAACATAATATAAAAGATAATAATAAAATAAAACAACATTTAGTGCGATTAGTTTTTATTACTAGTGAGGCGATGCGGTTTCAATGTGATGAAAAGACTTTAGAAATTTTTGCAGAAATTAGAAATGTTGATGAACTAAAAAACGACTTAAAAAATATATTGAAGGTTGTTCAAGACACCATTGATGGGAAAAATGAAGAAATAAATTGAGGAGATTATAAAGACCAATTAAATAAATGAGACAAATATTCAAAACAGATTAATGAATTTAGAATAAAAATTTGAAATGAATTAATTAAAATGAAAAAATTAAATGATTTCATTTTTCAAAAAAGAGAAGTTCTTATAAAAAATTTAGATAATCTTTTAAACTTCAAAAATGAACAAGAATTAACTAACGAGTTAGCAACATGATTTAATAAAAATGCAAATCAAAATGAGAAAGCATTAAAAGATGATTTTGTTAATAAGACAATAAATTTTATAAAAATTATTAGGAATCTCTCAAATTCAGAAACAATAAATAATTTATCTTCTGATTCTATAAGTGAACAACAGAAAAAAGAACTTGAAGAAGAAATTAAGGAAATTATTCGTAATTTTAGTAGCGGTGATATTAGTCTTTTAGGCTTATCTATTGAACAAAATAATTTAGATATTACTAAATTATTAATTAGGTTAAATTCAAAAATAATAAATGATTATTCAAACAGATTATCACCGTTGCATCTTGCGGCATATTTTAATCGTATAGAAATTGTTAAATCATTATTAAGTTGTTCTGGCATTGTTATCAATATTCTAGATAATAATGGAAATGGAATAAATACGCCCTTGGTCTTTGCAATAATAAAGAAAAATATAGATGTTGTTAAAGAATTATTAAAATATGCCAATATTAATGTTAATGCAATGATTGAAAATGTTTTGTCGCCGTTACATTATGCAGCAGAAAACGGTTATCTGGCAATTGTAAAATTGCTACTCGCCAACGGTGCTGATGTCAATGCAAAAGCAAAAAATGGTGCGACCCCCTTACATTATGCAGCAGCTAAAGGTTATACAGAAATTGTTAAATTATTGTTAGAGCATGGTTCTGATATTAATGCAAATACAAGCAATAGACGAACTGCGTTGCATGTTGCTGCGGAAAATGGTCATACTGATGTTGTTAAACTGTTGATTTCAAAAACAAAAGAGCAATTTAATAATGTAGATAATGTAGAATTTAAAAATTTCATCAACGCCAAAGATAGTAATGGCTTAACTCCTTTATATTTTTGTAATAAACTAGATAACAATGTAGAAACTGTAAAATTACTACTTGATAATGGAGCTGATGTAAATATTATTATAGATAATGACAATAACACCATTTTGCATCTAACAATATGGGAAAATAATTTTACATTTGCAAAAGAATTATTAACAAATCAAAATAGTAAAAATAAAATTAATGTTAATGCGATTAATAATTATAAAAACACTCCGATAATGGGCGCAATACAAAATAATAATATAGAAATTGTTAAATTATTGTTAGAGCATGGTTCTGATATTAATGCAAAAGCAGAAAATGGTATTACTCCTTTACATTTAGCAGCACAAAACGGTTATCTGGCAATTGTAAAATTGCTACTCGCCAACGGTGCTGATGTCAATGAAAAAATTAATTTAGGTGTTGGCCCTTTAGATGTTGCGAACCGAAAAGGCCACACAGAAGTGATAAATCTTTTAGAGAAATTTGTTGAACTAAATAAAAAAATAGAAGTATGTAATCAATTACTAAAAAATCTTCAAAATTTAACACCAGAACATAAAACAAAAATTGAAAACGATTTACAAGCCGCTCAAAAAGAATTAGAACAATTATTAAAAATTAAATTGGCGGATGTTATTACTGAAACTGGTTTAGGAGAAATATCAGATAAGCAAGAACAGACAATTTTAAAGCGTGTTAAGGAATTAAATTCTCACTTAGATATTAATCAAGTTAAAGTACAAGAAAATAGTAATGAAACTCATGCAGTTATTAAACGAAATGACGAGAGTTATTATCCTGGCGAAGTTACAGTGACATTTACCGTTGGTAAATTAGGAGACAGTTCAGGTCCAAGCCAAAATGCTTCTGGTAATAATGATGGTAGTCCTGGGTCAAATGGCAATAGCGATGCAACTAATCAAGGGGCTAACAGTAATACAAATGTAAATGGTGCTGGAAGTTCACAACAAAATAGTGGCGCACAAAACCAAACCACTAGAGAAGTAACAAATCACAATAATCTGTATGATGTGCCAGCCGATAATAGTTGTTTATTTTGATCCATAGCGACAGCTTATTTATTTCCAGCGAGAAATAATGATGAAGAATTTAGCAATCGATTCATTCAATTATTTGGTGAATTACAATTAAGTTATTTATCATATATACAAACTTTATTCCAACAATTTGATGTAGAAAATAATACGAATACGCAAGCATGATATCAAGATGCCACCGCCCAAAGATTGGTAAGAATTGTCTTTCGTAATCGCGTTGTCGATTATATTGAAAGAAATTTAGATACCATTATAACTCGCAATGGTGAATTAATATTTCGAAATCTTATTCAAGAAAATAATGAAATTGCTTCTAATTACTTGGCAATAATGCGACAACCCTCAACATGAGGGGGGACACCAGAAATATTGGCCATGAGTAATCTTTTAAATGCTAATATTGGTGTTGGTACTGATAGCCCATATCAACCCGTGCATCAAAATGCAAATAATAATAACATCGCGATATCTTATGTTGAGCTTGAAAAAGGTTCGGGTATTCACAATCATTATAATTTTGCTTTACCACCAGAAGAAGATCGAACAAATCAGCCTATTGCTATTAATGACAATCAGGGAAATGTCCTGGTCGTTGATATAACCAAGAGGCCAGATAATTTACTACCAACCACGCCAAAACCAGAGGCGAACGCAATTAAATTAGCAGTTGATGACCATGGTCAACACCACACCATTTTGGCTAAAAATAATGAAGATGATGATGCTAATCAAGGTAATAATATTGCCAAGGCACCAGAACCAACAGCAACCCCATTACAAAAAGATGAATATCATTTTGTAGATAAAAAAACAGAAGATGATAGTTTAAAAAATGATGAAAATTTAGAAATTAACTTAATTAAAAACAATAAAGACGAAATAAAACAAAATGCCCCGGCAGGAAATCAACCCATCAATACAAATATGGAAAATTTACAAACAACAACTGCTAAGGCAATAAATCAATACAACGCTCTTTCAAAAGAAGAAAAATTAAAAAAATTAAATGAAATTAATCGTTACTATCAAACATTACCGGAAAACGATAAAAAAGCTTTTAAAGAAAAATTAACAAATACTGGATTAGCAGCTTTAAGTGGGGGTGCTTTAATAGCTTATGGAACAAAAATGACTGTTTCTGGTTCTACTGCTGGTGCTAATGTTGCGGGCAGTGCAGAAGCAATGGAAATGACTCCTCTTTTAGCAGAAAGTTCAGCAGAAGGGTTAGAAATTGCAGGAACAATTACTGTTGCTGAAACAGCAGCAGTTGAAGGCGGGGTTATAGCCGGGGAAGCCGGTGCGGCCGCCACTCTGGCTCCGGAAACTTTAGGCTTATCCTTGGTGATTGGTGGCATTGCAATTGCCGGAACATGAATGTATTTTGCTTTTCATCATCATGCAACACCTGATATGGCGTTGCCAACTTCAATTCATCATAATGTTTATGATAACATTGAAAAATGATATAAATTTCTCGCCCATGATCAATTAAAAATTAAAATTAACAAAACCACATGAAATGAAATCAAACAAAATAAAAATTCACAAGCAACCATTACTAAAATTATTAAAAATAAATTTATTATAAATGACCATTCTGGCTGAGGCGGAAGTGTCACAAATGAAGATTTCAACACTTTTGTAAAAGTAATACTATTTCATTTTGAACAAATAAATGGTTATTTTGAAATATTAGATAATGAAAATGATGGTTTTGTCATTATGACCAACACTGAAGGCGATTGACTAGAAATAGAATAA
- a CDS encoding lipoprotein, producing the protein MKKLISLLATISLTVTTVNSVVACNNKEDKEENNDFGMTINGFKGEIHRIISDKKNKLYVGTKIINDDYDLKGKLYSVDLENNNKVTEITGIEGSVYNLSIWNDKLYVGTKKLDRQGTLYSVDLKDDNKVTEITGIEGEIHNLFIWNDKLYVGTKTGHDEGKLYSVDLKDNNKVTEITGIEGEVDALIVLNNKLYVGAVAKYISNEGNFYSVDLENNNKVTEINNIVLKGTIFSFAIYNKLLYIGTTEKNDGSGSLYSVDLENNNKVTEITGIKGEVYRLITQKNKLYVGTRTGDYENYQGKLYSVDLENNNKVTEIDNISNFNVYGLAAIDDYIYIGMSSLDSNILGAHKVLLGRKMFK; encoded by the coding sequence ATGAAAAAATTGATTAGTTTATTAGCAACAATTAGTTTAACCGTAACAACAGTGAATTCGGTTGTCGCATGTAATAATAAAGAAGACAAAGAGGAAAATAATGATTTTGGGATGACAATTAATGGCTTCAAAGGAGAAATTCATAGAATAATTAGTGACAAAAAAAATAAGCTTTATGTTGGAACAAAAATTATTAACGATGATTATGACCTTAAAGGAAAACTTTACAGTGTTGATCTTGAAAACAATAATAAAGTAACAGAAATTACTGGAATTGAAGGTTCGGTTTATAATTTATCTATTTGAAACGATAAGCTTTATGTTGGAACAAAAAAACTCGATAGACAAGGGACTCTTTACAGTGTTGATCTTAAAGACGATAATAAAGTAACAGAAATTACTGGAATTGAAGGAGAAATTCATAATTTATTTATTTGAAACGATAAACTTTATGTTGGAACAAAAACTGGACATGACGAAGGAAAACTTTATAGTGTTGATCTTAAAGACAATAATAAAGTAACAGAAATTACTGGAATTGAAGGAGAGGTTGATGCTTTAATTGTTTTAAATAATAAGCTTTATGTTGGAGCAGTTGCCAAATACATTTCCAACGAGGGTAATTTTTACAGTGTTGATCTTGAAAACAATAATAAAGTAACAGAAATTAATAACATTGTTTTAAAAGGAACAATTTTTTCGTTTGCTATTTATAATAAATTGCTTTATATTGGAACAACAGAAAAAAATGATGGATCGGGTAGTCTTTATAGTGTTGATCTTGAAAACAATAATAAAGTAACAGAAATTACTGGCATAAAAGGAGAAGTCTATAGATTAATTACCCAAAAAAATAAACTTTATGTCGGAACAAGAACCGGAGATTACGAAAATTACCAAGGAAAACTTTACAGTGTTGATCTTGAAAACAATAATAAAGTAACAGAAATTGATAATATTTCAAATTTTAATGTTTATGGATTGGCAGCTATTGATGACTATATTTATATTGGAATGTCAAGTCTTGATAGTAATATTTTAGGGGCGCATAAAGTTTTGTTAGGTAGGAAAATGTTTAAATAA
- a CDS encoding IS30 family transposase: MGYKHLGIYERIYIENQLKFKVKISEIAKNLNRSISTIIREVNRNKDSNHYFSLIAQNKAENRKQSHVYFHKFKNRELVKYVQQKLLLGWSPEQIYGRIKNFHKEWIISFKTIYNWIYSGLLEKVTNKNLRRKGKKRKSQENRGKFNGKSIKERNINVNNRITVGHWEGDTVVSSRGKSKSCLITLVERTSRFTLAMLVENRTTKVVNENISHYLSILPNNLVKTITFDRGKEFSNWQQLEKNLNVKIYFANAYSPWQRGTNENTNGLIREKFPKKFNFSNTTKNAVHKFILSLNQRPRKILNYLSPIEYLVRKII; this comes from the coding sequence ATGGGTTACAAACATCTTGGCATATATGAAAGAATTTATATTGAGAATCAATTGAAGTTTAAAGTAAAAATTAGTGAAATAGCTAAAAATCTTAATCGAAGTATTAGTACTATTATTCGAGAAGTCAATAGAAATAAAGATAGTAATCATTATTTTTCATTAATTGCACAAAATAAAGCAGAAAATAGAAAACAATCACATGTTTATTTTCATAAGTTTAAAAATAGAGAATTAGTAAAATATGTACAACAAAAATTACTATTAGGTTGATCGCCTGAACAAATTTATGGCAGAATTAAAAATTTTCATAAAGAATGAATTATTAGTTTTAAAACAATTTACAATTGAATTTATTCTGGATTACTTGAAAAAGTTACTAATAAAAATTTAAGAAGAAAAGGTAAGAAACGAAAATCTCAAGAAAATCGCGGTAAATTTAATGGTAAATCAATTAAAGAACGAAATATTAATGTTAATAATCGTATAACTGTTGGTCATTGAGAAGGTGATACTGTAGTATCATCACGAGGTAAAAGTAAATCATGTTTAATAACTTTAGTTGAAAGAACATCAAGATTTACTTTAGCAATGTTAGTTGAAAATAGAACTACTAAAGTTGTTAACGAAAACATTAGCCATTATTTATCAATTCTTCCAAATAATCTTGTTAAGACTATAACATTTGATAGGGGTAAAGAATTTTCTAATTGACAACAACTTGAAAAAAATTTAAATGTGAAAATTTATTTTGCTAATGCGTATTCGCCTTGACAAAGAGGTACTAATGAAAATACTAATGGTTTAATTAGAGAAAAATTTCCTAAAAAATTTAATTTTTCAAATACTACTAAAAATGCAGTTCATAAATTTATATTGTCTTTAAACCAAAGACCAAGAAAAATACTAAATTATCTTTCACCAATCGAATATTTGGTTAGAAAAATAATTTAG
- a CDS encoding IS5 family transposase (programmed frameshift): protein MKFDKFNFINDKELLRLTGIKQSTFNKMLNILKEAELKKFKRGGKNNKLSLENRLLMTLSYWREYRTYFHLGKSFDISEASCYRNIKWIEDILIKHPDFQQLAGKKALINDYFNDKTIIIDATETPIQRPKKGQKQSYSGKKKKHIIKTQVIIEKESKIIIATNFSLGKKHDFCLFKESKIPILKNTKLIVDNGYQGIQKIHSNVLIPKKKTKKNPLNKEQKHNNKLISKMRIIIENIFAILKKFKIITEKYRNRRKRFSLRFNLIASIYNLQL from the exons ATGAAATTTGATAAATTTAATTTTATTAATGATAAAGAATTATTACGATTAACTGGAATAAAGCAAAGTACTTTTAATAAAATGTTAAATATTTTAAAAGAAGCTGAGTTAAAAAAGTTTAAAAGAGGTGGTAAAAATAATAAATTATCATTAGAAAATAGATTATTGATGACTTTATCATATTGACGAGAATATCGTACTTATTTTCATCTTGGTAAAAGTTTTGATATTAGTGAAGCTAGTTGTTATCGAAATATCAAGTGAATTGAAGATATTTTAATCAAACATCCTGATTTTCAACAACTTGCTGGTAAAAAAGCATTAATAAATGATTATTTTAATGATAAAACAATTATTATTGATGCTACAGAAACACCCATTCAACGCCCAAAAAAAG GACAAAAACAATCTTATTCAGGAAAAAAGAAAAAACACATTATTAAAACACAAGTAATTATTGAAAAAGAAAGCAAAATAATTATTGCAACAAATTTTTCTCTCGGTAAAAAGCATGATTTTTGTTTATTTAAAGAATCAAAAATCCCAATTTTAAAAAATACTAAATTAATAGTTGATAATGGTTATCAAGGAATACAAAAAATTCATAGTAATGTTCTAATACCTAAGAAAAAAACAAAGAAAAACCCTTTAAATAAAGAACAAAAACATAATAATAAATTAATTTCAAAAATGAGAATTATTATTGAAAATATTTTTGCTATTCTTAAAAAATTTAAAATTATTACTGAAAAATATCGTAATCGTAGAAAACGATTTAGTTTAAGATTTAATTTAATTGCTTCAATTTATAATTTGCAATTATAG